From the Deinococcus aquaticus genome, one window contains:
- a CDS encoding nuclease-related domain-containing DEAD/DEAH box helicase translates to MATLVPSWPDLGALPTPLTAGEAHLLAFLERDLGPEWEVFAQPYLNGTRPDVVALHPTRGALIVEVKDWALDCYSWDRGERAWRVRGSHGEGHVQNPFEKVEFYRENILRFLVPEVGALVREQGWGALGVVRVGVYFHGASAAQVARFTGGRVHRAVWQLGQDSLVPGAAERWVGRGDRVPAQFAPLLRAWLNPPLHAAEQQAPLRLSRAQEGLAVPSPGCVRVRGVAGSGKTLVLAARAARVALAGGRVLVVSFNITLWHQLRDGVRRAGGGAALKNVTFVHFHGLASTLGTEAGLTWEECGRDPAVLVRRAAAQLGVSFDAVLVDEAQDLEDAWGEALLALVRDGGQFVAACDELQNVYGRRGGWLSAGQFGRWRELRSSVRLHDDVVRWANAFARAFLPGVGLLAERDQPMLPLGAPELRWLDLPSREAALEALVGRARELRHLGAQATDIALLVPDHAFGLALVARLEAQGLQVNHVFTENQADKRQKYAFWMGDARLKACTVHSFKGWEARHVVAVLETAGALSEPQAMLAFTAITRAQGSLTVLNLSEHFQGFPALVGVQAAPQGAA, encoded by the coding sequence ATGGCGACACTTGTTCCATCCTGGCCTGACCTCGGCGCTCTGCCTACGCCCCTCACGGCGGGCGAGGCGCACCTGCTGGCGTTCCTGGAACGGGACCTGGGGCCGGAATGGGAGGTCTTTGCCCAGCCGTACCTGAACGGCACGCGGCCGGACGTGGTGGCGCTGCACCCCACGCGGGGCGCGCTCATCGTGGAGGTCAAGGACTGGGCGCTGGACTGCTACTCGTGGGACCGGGGCGAGCGGGCGTGGCGGGTGCGTGGGTCGCACGGCGAGGGGCACGTGCAGAACCCCTTCGAGAAGGTGGAGTTCTACCGGGAGAACATCCTGCGCTTTCTGGTGCCAGAGGTGGGCGCGCTGGTGCGCGAGCAGGGCTGGGGGGCGCTGGGTGTGGTGCGGGTGGGCGTGTACTTTCATGGGGCGTCGGCGGCGCAGGTGGCGCGGTTCACGGGCGGGCGGGTTCACCGGGCGGTGTGGCAGCTCGGGCAGGACAGCCTGGTGCCGGGAGCGGCCGAACGCTGGGTGGGGCGTGGGGATCGGGTTCCGGCGCAGTTTGCGCCGCTGCTGCGGGCGTGGCTGAACCCTCCGCTGCACGCGGCGGAACAGCAGGCCCCGCTGCGACTGTCGCGGGCACAGGAGGGCCTGGCGGTGCCCTCGCCGGGATGCGTGCGGGTGCGGGGCGTGGCGGGCAGCGGCAAGACGCTGGTGCTGGCCGCCCGCGCGGCGCGGGTGGCGCTGGCCGGTGGGCGCGTCCTGGTCGTGAGTTTCAATATCACGCTGTGGCACCAGTTGCGTGACGGCGTGCGGCGGGCCGGGGGCGGCGCGGCGTTGAAGAACGTGACGTTCGTGCATTTTCACGGGCTGGCGTCCACGCTGGGCACCGAGGCGGGCCTGACGTGGGAGGAGTGCGGCCGGGACCCGGCGGTGCTGGTGCGGCGGGCGGCGGCGCAGCTGGGCGTGTCGTTCGACGCGGTGCTGGTCGACGAGGCCCAGGATCTGGAGGACGCGTGGGGGGAGGCGCTGCTGGCCCTGGTGCGGGACGGCGGGCAGTTCGTGGCGGCGTGCGACGAGTTGCAGAACGTGTACGGGCGGCGCGGGGGCTGGCTCAGCGCCGGGCAGTTCGGGCGCTGGCGGGAGTTGCGTAGCAGCGTGCGCCTGCACGACGACGTGGTGCGGTGGGCGAATGCGTTCGCGCGGGCGTTCCTGCCGGGCGTGGGCCTGCTGGCCGAGCGGGACCAGCCGATGCTGCCGCTGGGCGCCCCGGAACTGCGGTGGCTGGACCTGCCGTCGCGGGAGGCGGCGCTGGAGGCCCTCGTGGGCCGCGCACGGGAACTGCGGCACCTGGGCGCGCAGGCGACCGATATTGCGCTGCTCGTGCCGGACCACGCGTTCGGGCTGGCCCTGGTGGCGCGACTGGAGGCGCAGGGCCTTCAGGTGAATCACGTCTTCACCGAGAATCAGGCGGACAAACGGCAGAAGTACGCGTTCTGGATGGGCGACGCGCGCCTGAAGGCCTGCACGGTGCATTCCTTCAAGGGCTGGGAGGCGCGGCACGTCGTGGCGGTGCTGGAAACGGCGGGGGCACTCTCGGAGCCGCAGGCGATGCTGGCGTTCACGGCCATCACGCGGGCGCAGGGGTCCCTGACGGTGCTGAACCTCAGCGAGCACTTTCAGGGGTTCCCGGCGCTGGTGGGCGTGCAGGCCGCGCCGCAGGGAGCCGCGTGA
- the csm5 gene encoding type III-A CRISPR-associated RAMP protein Csm5: MNRNILSFDVRIRPVSPVHIGIGNEVVGRGAYHLYRDSSKDALALLQPRKLAGRLLDHYGDQGNMAQTVRDRMEQDDYPSAILREIESGTLALRRMGVHPGALPLLRARSGGLKIITAQANGLPYIPGSSVKGALRTAWLDWQTQQSGAYPGYVADVTAADIRKPKQASQALLERSQTAGAINGLVEQLPVKSGTAPNRDIFRAVSVGDLLPDRPDQLTRVQAVLSMSYQAGNAGFARPSNKGQAGAEAWECLDPQSNATYSGVIQIDLDLLRRMQGRRSDNPKNWEILASALGRAEDWENAISLYCSRFYEQQSEHYIGILGNFKKQSGIITWGDENRVVDWIASEENDRRAEKIFPMGMGVGLLGHSILGSYAPEDVGGILGEETSERSEISVLKRVLDSGIKREAHAYQDQESPKPKSRRVTGLFVDGTGKKLPWTDMRAERPLGWTELTLTRRSG, from the coding sequence ATGAACCGCAACATCCTCAGCTTCGACGTCCGCATCCGCCCCGTCTCGCCCGTGCACATCGGCATTGGCAACGAGGTCGTGGGGCGCGGCGCGTACCACCTGTACCGCGACAGCAGCAAAGACGCGCTGGCCCTGCTACAGCCCCGTAAACTGGCCGGTCGCCTGCTCGATCACTACGGCGATCAGGGCAACATGGCCCAGACAGTGAGGGACCGGATGGAGCAGGACGATTACCCGTCCGCCATTCTCCGGGAGATCGAGTCCGGCACTCTGGCCCTGCGCCGCATGGGCGTGCACCCCGGCGCCCTGCCACTCCTGCGCGCCCGCAGCGGCGGCCTGAAGATCATCACGGCGCAGGCCAACGGACTGCCGTACATTCCCGGCAGCAGTGTCAAGGGCGCCCTTCGTACGGCGTGGCTGGACTGGCAGACCCAGCAGAGCGGCGCCTACCCAGGATACGTTGCAGACGTCACGGCTGCTGATATCAGGAAGCCAAAGCAGGCCTCCCAAGCCCTGCTTGAGCGGTCACAGACTGCTGGAGCGATCAACGGTCTAGTTGAACAGCTTCCGGTCAAGTCTGGTACTGCTCCAAACCGAGATATTTTTCGGGCTGTCAGCGTCGGGGATTTACTACCTGACAGGCCCGACCAGTTGACACGTGTTCAGGCTGTGCTGTCTATGTCGTATCAGGCCGGTAATGCTGGATTTGCACGCCCAAGCAACAAAGGGCAGGCTGGAGCGGAAGCTTGGGAGTGCCTAGATCCTCAATCCAACGCCACCTACTCCGGAGTTATCCAAATCGATCTAGACCTACTTCGGAGAATGCAGGGAAGACGATCTGACAATCCCAAAAATTGGGAAATACTCGCTTCGGCTCTTGGCAGAGCGGAAGATTGGGAAAACGCAATCTCGCTCTACTGTTCCAGGTTTTATGAGCAGCAGAGCGAGCATTACATAGGCATTCTGGGTAATTTTAAAAAGCAATCCGGTATCATTACATGGGGTGATGAGAACAGAGTCGTCGATTGGATTGCGAGTGAGGAAAATGACAGAAGAGCAGAGAAGATATTTCCAATGGGAATGGGTGTCGGATTATTGGGACACTCCATATTGGGATCCTATGCCCCAGAAGACGTAGGAGGGATCTTGGGAGAAGAAACTTCAGAAAGGTCTGAAATTAGTGTGTTAAAACGCGTACTTGATTCAGGTATTAAAAGGGAAGCACACGCATATCAGGATCAGGAATCACCCAAGCCAAAGTCACGACGCGTGACAGGATTGTTTGTCGACGGTACGGGGAAAAAGTTGCCCTGGACAGACATGCGCGCCGAGCGCCCCCTGGGCTGGACGGAACTCACGCTGACCCGGCGGAGCGGCTGA
- the csm4 gene encoding type III-A CRISPR-associated RAMP protein Csm4 — protein sequence MGRHDLVVLTFTQPLRGRDLRAGYLPSDLLWGALFSADVRLQDAPMPLESPYRVSSAFPYAGGEWLLPRPRAADAPGTDAPDSAGDRKAVKKLEFVNLEDFLTLAGGQRLSAERLARASARQRRALLPVTAQEPPLTMTDAQLNRTLRGTRHAGQGDGLARARYAAPLTDLTPTERLHLSREARGQGASGQTERQRNAQDRVTQATDTFTTDALAQPRLAFLLETTSDAQRARLLAALRLLADTGLGGLRTHGSGQFTLELQPVPDGLAVRLTASGQHVLLGLTHPTPQEAQAIDDSEDARYSLRRRDGYLDGTTLERQDVWMLTEGSLMPGPLTGQVVDVAPPDFPHPVWRSGLSVSIGIGTTGGAA from the coding sequence GTGGGCCGGCACGATCTGGTGGTCCTGACCTTCACTCAGCCTCTGCGGGGCCGGGATCTGCGCGCCGGGTACCTGCCCAGCGACCTGCTGTGGGGCGCGCTGTTCAGCGCCGATGTGCGGCTTCAGGACGCCCCCATGCCGCTGGAGAGCCCGTACCGGGTGAGCAGCGCCTTCCCGTACGCGGGTGGCGAGTGGCTGCTGCCCCGGCCCCGCGCCGCCGACGCACCCGGTACCGACGCGCCCGACAGTGCCGGGGACCGGAAGGCGGTCAAGAAACTGGAGTTCGTGAACCTGGAGGACTTCCTGACGCTGGCAGGCGGGCAGCGCCTGTCCGCCGAGCGGCTCGCGCGGGCATCGGCCCGGCAGCGGCGGGCGCTGCTGCCCGTCACGGCGCAGGAGCCGCCCCTGACCATGACCGACGCACAGCTGAACCGTACGCTGCGGGGCACGCGGCACGCCGGGCAGGGAGACGGGCTGGCCCGCGCCCGTTACGCCGCGCCGCTGACGGACCTGACACCCACCGAGCGGCTGCACCTGAGCCGCGAGGCCCGTGGTCAGGGGGCCAGTGGCCAGACGGAACGGCAGCGCAACGCGCAGGACCGCGTGACGCAGGCCACCGATACGTTCACCACGGACGCGCTGGCGCAGCCGCGACTGGCGTTCCTGCTGGAAACCACCTCGGACGCGCAGCGGGCGCGGCTGCTCGCGGCGCTGCGCCTGCTGGCCGACACTGGCCTGGGCGGCCTGCGCACACACGGCAGCGGGCAGTTCACGCTTGAGCTTCAGCCGGTGCCTGACGGGCTGGCCGTCCGGCTCACAGCGTCCGGTCAGCACGTGCTGCTGGGCCTGACGCACCCCACCCCGCAGGAAGCGCAGGCCATCGACGACAGCGAAGACGCCCGCTACAGCCTGCGCCGCCGCGACGGTTACCTGGACGGCACCACGCTGGAACGCCAGGACGTGTGGATGCTGACCGAGGGCAGCCTGATGCCCGGCCCGCTGACCGGGCAGGTCGTGGACGTCGCCCCCCCCGACTTTCCGCACCCGGTCTGGCGCAGCGGCCTGAGCGTCAGCATCGGAATCGGGACCACGGGAGGCGCCGCATGA
- the csm3 gene encoding type III-A CRISPR-associated RAMP protein Csm3 — MERQFHGKIIIELPFKLLTGTHIGNSNDGFAIGGIDKVVIRDAVTRLPIVPGSSLKGKLRSIVEALEGMEKGQPLEQGKWYGRPHISGGQTLYRHEADTRAEALKNAVDRTFGTTGRGSADTNHPARLAVSDAQVTRETAEVLSDLEGDFPFTEIKSENFLDRITSAANPRSLERVPAGSVFVSRVTYTVEDLSHVKDDLKFLLAALKWLEDDYIGGNGSRGYGRVKFGRAEKLPLDTIDSLPIRVTVKPRRAYLEDTEPQAQEFDTVQALREALSGTLLQPLGR, encoded by the coding sequence ATGGAACGTCAATTTCACGGGAAGATCATCATCGAACTGCCGTTCAAACTCCTGACCGGCACGCACATCGGGAACTCGAACGACGGCTTTGCCATCGGCGGAATCGACAAGGTCGTGATCCGCGACGCCGTGACGCGCCTGCCCATCGTGCCCGGCAGCAGCCTCAAGGGCAAACTGCGGTCCATCGTGGAGGCGCTGGAAGGCATGGAGAAGGGCCAGCCGCTGGAGCAGGGCAAGTGGTATGGCAGGCCACATATTTCAGGAGGACAAACGCTGTACCGCCACGAGGCCGACACCCGGGCCGAGGCCCTGAAAAACGCCGTGGACCGCACCTTCGGCACGACCGGCAGGGGCAGTGCGGACACGAACCACCCGGCGCGACTAGCCGTCAGTGACGCGCAGGTCACGCGGGAAACGGCGGAGGTCCTCTCGGACCTGGAAGGGGACTTTCCGTTCACGGAGATCAAGAGCGAGAACTTCCTGGACCGGATCACCAGCGCCGCGAACCCCCGCAGCCTGGAGCGCGTGCCCGCCGGGAGCGTGTTCGTGAGCCGCGTGACGTACACGGTCGAGGATCTGAGCCACGTGAAAGACGACCTGAAGTTCCTGCTGGCCGCCCTGAAGTGGCTGGAGGACGATTACATCGGTGGGAACGGCAGCCGCGGGTACGGGCGCGTGAAGTTCGGGCGGGCCGAGAAACTGCCGCTGGACACCATTGACAGCCTGCCGATCCGCGTGACGGTCAAGCCGCGCCGCGCGTACCTGGAAGACACCGAGCCGCAGGCGCAGGAGTTCGACACGGTGCAGGCCCTGCGTGAAGCGCTGAGCGGAACGCTGCTGCAACCGCTGGGGCGCTGA
- the csm2 gene encoding type III-A CRISPR-associated protein Csm2, whose amino-acid sequence MSWTQEFKTARGDAATLSDIGDFNQLVSLAETVGRELQGGGVSSRQIRVLLSETTAGVSRIRRGRTLGIDAASPDRAQQDRAAQREAALLNISLVYSAGRAKSGEAYIRQLTDLMGEVTGNVRTFEDFKVLRKFSEAVMAYFKFHGGK is encoded by the coding sequence ATGAGCTGGACACAGGAGTTCAAGACGGCCCGCGGCGACGCCGCCACCCTGAGCGACATTGGGGACTTCAACCAACTGGTCTCGCTGGCCGAGACCGTGGGCAGGGAATTGCAGGGCGGCGGGGTCAGCAGCCGGCAGATCCGGGTGCTGCTCTCCGAAACGACCGCTGGGGTCAGCCGCATCCGGCGCGGCCGGACTCTGGGCATCGACGCGGCCTCCCCGGACCGGGCGCAGCAGGACCGCGCCGCGCAGCGCGAGGCGGCGCTGCTGAACATCAGCCTCGTGTACAGCGCGGGCCGGGCCAAGAGCGGCGAGGCGTACATCCGTCAGCTCACGGACCTGATGGGCGAGGTCACGGGCAACGTGCGGACCTTCGAGGACTTCAAGGTGCTGCGCAAGTTCAGTGAGGCGGTCATGGCGTACTTCAAATTCCACGGGGGCAAATGA
- the cas10 gene encoding type III-A CRISPR-associated protein Cas10/Csm1, with translation MFQRLGEEDSYRVASSRYPLAEVDPLRPTLPGGSGDAAGLARALEAALPLAVTPEAQLTTLERFGGFVAAVDAAGAEVGGVSWFDQARLRVALEACGDEVLVLRADVSGIQEFIYRAESSRALRSLRARSFYLELLAVHALRHLLRLCGVSRANVAYVGGGGFQLYLPGRFAAQVRAFAQSFDDWLWDAHQGGLGFSVASVIVSPAEARSGTGFQRDLSAELGRQKARRRAGRLSAVFGGVSSPALRQRQEESLSAALIEFGGLLPRASHIEVREAGQADGSGWVTVGDQAYRPLRASPGEPLPPDRLALNSLTDVDAFPMFTGNYVTRVRDVPLPLRNVDADQGEGPHSVASHEQLVDLALGQPRLALFRCDADNMGTYFAGGIPGHSAARHATLSRLMSLFFQGYVNAICAQRDPLLPGVPQAARSAAEGHGRYLNIIYSGGDDAVVVGAWNEVLTFAVDLRRAYRAFTGGNDRLGLSGGAFIAKAKYPLRRMADLAHEAEVLAKQVEENGKVVKDGFVPFLTTDGPGRDPSAAVRWNVFAALDGAGGGMERTLDLLAAFLTLSGPASGSDGLELNVKHAFLWKLQAFAQRDGDAWRLPLLHYALARATPPAEQLPAWQALQRTLLRRDTWPHLGHVLGFLHLARPTAQERMD, from the coding sequence ATGTTCCAGCGTCTGGGCGAGGAGGACTCCTACCGCGTAGCGTCCTCGCGGTACCCGCTGGCAGAGGTGGACCCGTTGCGGCCCACCTTGCCGGGCGGGTCTGGGGACGCGGCGGGGCTGGCGCGGGCACTGGAGGCGGCGTTGCCGCTGGCGGTGACGCCCGAAGCGCAGCTCACGACGCTGGAGCGGTTCGGTGGGTTCGTGGCGGCGGTGGACGCGGCGGGCGCAGAGGTCGGGGGCGTGTCGTGGTTCGATCAGGCGCGGCTGCGGGTGGCGCTGGAGGCGTGCGGGGATGAGGTGCTGGTGTTGCGGGCGGATGTCAGCGGCATTCAGGAGTTCATCTACCGGGCGGAGTCCAGCCGGGCGTTGCGGTCGCTGCGGGCGCGGTCGTTCTACCTGGAGTTGCTGGCGGTGCATGCGCTGCGGCACCTGCTGCGACTGTGCGGGGTGTCGCGGGCGAACGTGGCGTACGTGGGCGGGGGCGGCTTTCAGTTGTATCTACCCGGCCGTTTTGCGGCTCAGGTGAGGGCGTTCGCGCAGTCGTTCGATGACTGGTTGTGGGACGCGCATCAGGGGGGACTGGGGTTCAGCGTGGCGTCGGTGATCGTGTCGCCCGCCGAGGCCCGCTCGGGCACGGGGTTCCAGCGTGACCTGTCGGCGGAACTGGGTCGGCAGAAGGCGCGGCGCCGGGCGGGTCGCCTGTCGGCGGTGTTTGGCGGGGTGTCCTCGCCGGCCCTGCGCCAGCGGCAGGAGGAATCCCTGTCGGCCGCGCTGATCGAGTTCGGGGGTCTGCTGCCCCGCGCATCGCACATTGAGGTGCGGGAGGCCGGGCAGGCGGATGGCAGCGGGTGGGTGACGGTCGGGGACCAGGCGTACCGGCCCCTGCGGGCCTCGCCGGGCGAGCCGCTGCCACCGGATCGACTGGCGCTGAACAGCCTGACGGACGTGGACGCCTTCCCGATGTTCACGGGCAATTACGTGACTCGGGTGCGCGATGTTCCGCTGCCGCTGCGGAACGTGGATGCCGATCAGGGTGAGGGGCCGCACAGCGTGGCCTCGCACGAGCAACTGGTGGACCTGGCCCTGGGGCAGCCGCGCCTGGCGCTGTTCCGCTGCGACGCGGACAATATGGGCACGTACTTTGCGGGCGGGATTCCGGGGCACTCGGCGGCGCGGCATGCCACGCTGTCGCGGCTCATGAGCCTGTTCTTCCAGGGGTACGTGAACGCGATCTGCGCCCAGCGTGACCCGCTGCTGCCCGGCGTGCCGCAGGCTGCGCGCAGCGCTGCGGAGGGCCACGGGCGGTATCTGAACATCATCTACAGCGGTGGCGACGACGCCGTGGTGGTGGGCGCCTGGAACGAGGTACTGACCTTCGCGGTCGACCTGCGCCGAGCGTACCGGGCGTTCACGGGCGGGAACGACCGCCTGGGCCTGAGCGGCGGGGCGTTCATTGCCAAGGCCAAGTACCCGCTGCGGCGCATGGCGGATCTGGCGCACGAGGCCGAGGTGCTTGCCAAGCAGGTCGAGGAGAACGGGAAGGTGGTCAAGGACGGGTTCGTGCCGTTCCTGACCACAGACGGACCGGGCCGCGACCCGAGCGCCGCCGTGCGCTGGAACGTCTTCGCTGCGCTCGACGGCGCGGGCGGCGGCATGGAACGCACGCTGGACCTGCTGGCCGCCTTCCTGACCCTGAGCGGCCCGGCTAGCGGCTCGGACGGCCTGGAACTGAACGTGAAGCACGCCTTCCTGTGGAAACTCCAGGCGTTCGCGCAGCGGGACGGGGACGCGTGGCGTCTGCCGCTGCTGCACTACGCGCTGGCCCGCGCCACGCCACCCGCTGAACAACTGCCCGCCTGGCAGGCGCTGCAACGCACGCTGCTGCGCCGCGACACCTGGCCTCACCTGGGGCACGTGCTGGGATTCTTGCACCTGGCCCGCCCCACGGCCCAGGAAAGGATGGACTGA
- the cas1 gene encoding CRISPR-associated endonuclease Cas1, whose product MTSVLVQTPGAAISARGGQLIVETKAGQHAVPLGHVTELIVVGNARISTAVIVDLAGRGVPVHVQARAGSVPFSVLGNVEGQVEALRAQVLAPAGARLRAARALVRAKVVNSAWVLRRLRCGVLDVPDIEAAGDEDALRGVEGAAARQYFAALAAALPGWEFGGRAYRPAPDPVNAALSFAYMLLLGQARVAVARAGLHPGLGTLHVPHGRRPALALDVMEPFRGPVCDLTVASLLRSGQLRVDGFEVRGGEVRLGAAGCAVVADAVAQRVAVWGVMGALQRQVGAVQRAWAGEEGSCWVWAPPVRA is encoded by the coding sequence ATGACATCTGTTCTGGTTCAGACGCCAGGGGCGGCCATCAGTGCGCGGGGTGGGCAGTTGATCGTGGAGACGAAAGCGGGGCAGCACGCGGTGCCGCTGGGGCACGTGACCGAGTTGATCGTGGTGGGGAACGCACGGATCAGTACGGCGGTGATCGTGGATCTGGCGGGTCGGGGCGTGCCAGTGCATGTGCAGGCGCGGGCGGGGTCCGTGCCGTTCAGTGTGCTGGGGAACGTGGAAGGTCAGGTGGAGGCGTTGCGGGCGCAGGTGCTGGCCCCTGCCGGGGCGCGGCTGCGGGCGGCGCGGGCGTTAGTGCGGGCAAAGGTGGTGAACAGTGCGTGGGTGCTGCGCCGCCTGCGGTGTGGGGTGCTGGACGTGCCAGACATCGAGGCCGCCGGGGATGAGGACGCCCTGCGTGGGGTGGAAGGCGCGGCAGCCCGGCAGTACTTCGCGGCCCTGGCTGCGGCTTTGCCGGGGTGGGAGTTTGGCGGACGGGCATACCGGCCCGCGCCGGACCCGGTGAATGCGGCGCTGTCGTTCGCGTACATGCTGCTCCTGGGGCAGGCGCGGGTGGCGGTAGCGCGGGCAGGGCTGCACCCGGGGCTGGGCACGTTGCACGTGCCGCATGGTCGGCGTCCGGCACTGGCGCTGGATGTCATGGAGCCGTTCCGGGGACCGGTGTGCGATCTGACGGTGGCGTCGCTGCTGCGCAGTGGGCAGTTGCGGGTGGATGGATTCGAGGTGCGTGGAGGGGAGGTGCGTCTGGGAGCGGCGGGCTGCGCGGTCGTGGCGGACGCAGTGGCGCAGCGCGTGGCGGTGTGGGGCGTGATGGGCGCGTTGCAGCGGCAGGTGGGGGCGGTCCAGCGGGCCTGGGCGGGCGAGGAAGGCTCGTGCTGGGTGTGGGCGCCCCCGGTGCGGGCGTGA
- the cas2 gene encoding CRISPR-associated endonuclease Cas2, which translates to MTGRREVVVAFDTPSDRRRRRFTRLVSRYGVRVQRSVFLLSGSAAELRGVWAELERVVDPAVDLLLMTAVVPGAWWQAGAVRALDVPLVAAF; encoded by the coding sequence GTGACGGGTCGGCGGGAGGTGGTGGTGGCGTTCGACACACCGAGCGACCGTCGGCGGCGGCGGTTCACGCGGCTGGTGTCCCGGTACGGTGTGCGGGTGCAGCGGAGTGTGTTTCTGCTGAGTGGGTCGGCTGCCGAGCTGCGGGGTGTATGGGCTGAGTTGGAACGCGTGGTGGACCCGGCCGTGGACCTGCTGCTCATGACGGCCGTGGTGCCGGGAGCGTGGTGGCAGGCGGGGGCGGTGCGGGCGCTGGATGTTCCACTGGTGGCCGCATTCTGA
- the cas6 gene encoding CRISPR system precrRNA processing endoribonuclease RAMP protein Cas6, with amino-acid sequence MPALVEVTLHVLSARPGGLLGVPLHGLLFSALERVNAALSERLHAAEVKGFRIGQSRWEETASGAHLTFQVGVLDDSLLGPLLEALTVGRTHGSEATTLRGEVLAVQITAQESYGDLYARHASDVSGRDLHFTFLTPTTFRTTDLDMPFPVPKTVYYGLQRRWEAFSDLHFGAELTNWVGRAVRVRDYRLKPRTVQFKGARGSAMTASLGEVHYVIARPGDAEPTFVRLLTEFANYAGVGYKTTFGLGHVATWGWHDHLQAAAGQTADIDPD; translated from the coding sequence ATGCCCGCTCTGGTTGAGGTCACGTTGCACGTGCTGAGCGCGCGGCCTGGGGGGTTGCTGGGCGTGCCCCTTCACGGGCTGCTGTTCAGCGCACTGGAACGCGTGAATGCCGCACTGTCAGAGCGGCTGCACGCCGCTGAGGTCAAGGGGTTCCGGATCGGTCAGTCCCGCTGGGAGGAGACGGCCAGCGGGGCGCACCTCACGTTCCAGGTGGGCGTGCTGGACGATTCGCTGCTGGGTCCGCTGCTGGAGGCGCTGACCGTCGGGCGCACCCATGGCAGCGAGGCGACCACCCTGCGCGGCGAAGTACTGGCCGTGCAGATCACGGCGCAGGAATCCTACGGCGACCTGTACGCGAGGCACGCGTCCGACGTGAGCGGCCGCGACCTGCACTTCACGTTCCTGACACCCACTACCTTCCGGACGACCGACCTGGACATGCCGTTCCCCGTTCCAAAAACGGTGTACTACGGTCTACAACGGCGCTGGGAGGCGTTCAGCGACCTTCACTTCGGGGCGGAGCTGACCAACTGGGTAGGCCGCGCCGTGCGGGTACGCGATTACCGCCTTAAACCCCGCACAGTGCAGTTCAAGGGCGCACGGGGTTCAGCGATGACCGCCAGCCTGGGCGAGGTGCACTACGTGATCGCGCGACCCGGCGACGCGGAACCAACGTTCGTGCGGCTGCTGACCGAGTTCGCCAATTACGCAGGCGTGGGGTACAAGACGACCTTCGGGCTGGGGCACGTGGCGACCTGGGGCTGGCATGACCACCTGCAAGCCGCTGCCGGGCAGACTGCTGACATTGACCCTGACTGA